The window AATTTATATATAGATGATAGGGTGAAGACTCGTTAGAATGCTACTTGATAGATTCTTACTATGTTTTGTGCATCAAAATTAggctttgttttttcttcagCACAAACTGAATGGTAATAGGTGTCAAGAAAGAAAGGTCTGCTTTCATTGATTTAAATGTCTTAAACTAAAATGTGAACTGGGGTAGAGGGAATGGTTTTATGGTATTATCTTTTCTTGTTTCAGGGTTTGGAATCTTGTGTGAGATTTGTCTTGCTGTTGGCATAGCATAATTCTGAAAGTTATTAAACATTAACTTGTTTTATGATTAGAAGCACAATTATTGTGATTACTGATTAggatcacaatatgataattgTGCCCTAAACTATGTTAAAGCAGTTCTTAGTGTTTCTTAAGAACTTATAATCACAACTTGTTTGTTCATCATGAGCATTTTTTGGATGGTATAGCAAGGCCCGTAGGAAGAGGTAGTTCTATTGGTTCTTTTTGTTAGGTGAGTAATTGTGGTGCCATACAGGGGGGGTTTAATACAGGAGTGCACATCTGGATTCTTCTCCTAAGGCGCTGCTCCTGTACACAATTCTTCCTAATCTCGGTTAAGGTTTACTATcttctttgcttcttttccAACTGCACTGCTCTTTGCATTAGTTTCAACAAGGTCTAGTTGGTATTATCTATTGGAACTAGTGGACtattatcaaataaaatttcagcTGACGTGCTCCAATGGGATTTCATGATCATATACTTCAAAATGTTTTGACAAAATTTCTCAGCTGTCTGCAGCAGTGCTTCAGCTAGATGCATTGAGGATACTGCCTTTCGATGTGTAAATCCAGCTGTTTATCTTGTAACATCAGCATCAAATGTCCTAAGAGTCAGATATTTCCTCCTCattaatatctattttaatacCTAAATGTTGCTTAGCGTGCATGGTAGTGGATAAACTACTATGAAACATATCGTAGTAACTGTGAAACTTGATACAGATGACGTCATGGCTTCCTTTTACTTTGGTGAACATGGAGTTGGAATACAGAAGCTGATTTCATTAGCAGGTCCATGCTATGAGATTCCTGCTCTGCTTCCCTTTGCCTTGTCATGAACCgaacttccttttttttcctttttgattaAACACATTAAATTAGCATTCTGTTATGTTAGATTTTTCTAGGCTTAAAACTTGCTGAAccttttgagaaaatttccAAGGTGACTTGGTAACTATTTTGAGTATAACTTGTTATTATCATGGTTGGATGTTTGCAGGCATTACTACATTTTATTTACTGGGATGACCTACCAGATATGGAAGAGCTTGTGGGTTCAACCTCTAAATGGGCTTCTACACTTGTGGCTCAGCATCTGCTGGCCGCTGCTGACCGTTATGCAATTGAGAGACTGAGATTGCTCTGCGAGGCTAAACTTTGTGAGAGTGTTACAATAAACACAGTTGCAACTACATTAGCCTTGGCAGAACAGCACCACTGTTTGCATTTGAAAGCTGTTTGTCTAAAATTCGTTGCATTGCCGGAAAATTTAAGAGGTAGGAACTATGAAAACCAACTCTATTTTGGATTCATTTATAATATGCTTGGAGAATGTCTCTCCAGAACCAGAATGCATAATGGTTTCACTTTATTATGGTGCATATGctaattttactcttttggCTACTTTCCTAAGTACATTATTCACCAATATGTGGACCATCACATTGTTTTTTGGTGACTAACAAAAAGCATCCATATGGCCTACTTTTGAACTGTTAAAATAGGTAAACATGGCTACTTCACTGCTGCAATTCTATTAATATGCAGAGTGAGATAGATGTTCTGAATTGCTTGAATCTTGAATTAATTGCCACTGATTGAATTTATCTCCTGGAAAAGAAacccttttttaatttattttatctgttcCTGAGAGAGCATGGGGAATGAGCAAATTGTCATTGTATTGTTTTCAGCTGTGATGCAAACAGATGGATTTGAATATCTGAAGGAAAGCTGTCCAACTGTTCTTACTGAGCTGCTGCACTATGTTGCGAGAATTGGGGAGCACTCTGTTATTGCGTGTGGATATCGAAAAGAAACTTCATTTGATGGTTGTGATGTTAATGGCCGACGAGTGAAACCAAGATTACAGTGATTTAGGGAATGACATACAGATATCTTTCGGTCAGTAAGAAAACTAATAAAAGTGTGCTAAGATAGGTTTAATAAAAGTGTGCTAAGATAGGTTTAGGCATTTTTGGGTTGTACTAGCATTTGGTCACTTCTatgaaaaatttaagtttaatggCTCATTCGGTTGTCATACAAAGTTTTTAAGTTTGTACAGGCCTAGATGCCCCAATTCACGTTTGTATGTAGATTCAGATCTTTGTGATTAGCATATTGAGCAACATTGAAAAGATCAACCATGATATAGAAACCATTTATCTTGGAGATCTCATTTCTGCCATGACCCTGGCACGTGAAATTAGAGGGGTCTGAGGCATCCAATACAGTTAAAGAAAACGATCTGAACATGTTCAACTTTTACTTCTGGCTTAAGGAAAGAGCAAAGCCTTGCTGGCAGTTTCTCCTCCACTTTTTTCACGTAGCCCACTCCCTTCAATTCTTTCCCTCTCACCAAATGAAGCGTTAAAGCCTCAGGTCTTTCTCATGTACGTTGAGCTACATTTCTTCGGCATAAGGTACGTTAAGCCAAAATTACACATTAATAACTTCTTTTGACATAAGTAAGCTTTTCTGTATTTGTTTGTCATCCAAAGTGCATAACCATGGAAATTTGTGACAATAACACAAGCAGCTAAGTGACGGGCACTGCTTAATTTGTAACACATCAGGTTGCAGGATTTCTCCTCAGAAAATACTAGTAACAGCGAAATAAGATTAGTAATACATACAGGAGCCTTACATGCTTCTGCTTCAAGACCAAAGTTTAGAGATCAATCAACttattttcttaatcaaaATGCATGTTCAAGTTAAAGATATAAATAACAGCCCTTCTTTCAGATACAAAAAGGTGAGTGAAAGGATACAAGAAGGAAATCATCATAGAGTTGAGGCCCAAGTTGGGGGGGAAAGGGTATTACCTCAACTTAATAAAGAATGAGAACATAAGCAGAACTAACTCCACTATCCTTTCCTCGATTCTCTGACTTCACGTATCTTATAGCTTGTCATTGATCTGGACCACAAAACCATGAGGTGAAGGATAGTAGGCACCATTTAATCTATTCTTTCAAATTAGTGGTATAAATTACAACTCATAGCTAAACTTGTAGATTGTCTGGTCTTCTTTAACCAGCCCTGCTGGAGCACGGATAATATAGCTTCACCCATGACTCCTAGTTGTGGGAAGACCAATGCAAGATTAAACTCTCACCGCCATTAAGTTAGCCTTTGGCAGTTGATATTAGGTCAATACCACTGACTTCCGGATCCACCTTGAGCAGCAGCAACTTTCCTAGCCATGTACTGGGGCTTTGGCTGCAACCCATTTGAGCCTTCAACTACTTCATCTTCTCCCCTATCATTTTTACACACTGGATTTCTTCGGGGATATGAACAGTTTGTGGCAGTGTATTGAGTTGGAACAGTTGGATTTCGGACCGTTCTTCGCGGTTCAAGAGTCTCAGCCACTGCTGCTGCCCCACAATTGTTGTAACGCAATACTGATCCAACTACTTTCCCAGGCCTGGCAGCTCCTGCTGCATTCATTATGATAAGTTGTTAGCGTACAATAGTACAACTAAGAGCATATGCAGTTATTGAGAGATAGTCCAGTAGCGAGATGAGCAATTAATATATTACAAACATAGAAGTCCATGGCAGCTGCTCCTGTAGGATATTACTTTCTTCCTGTCATTTTAAGCATGTACTTGTACTTGCATAATAAACAGTTAAATACGACATGCTCATAACCCCTGGTTTTGTGGATCTCAAAGAAATAAGCCACCCTCTAACTTGCCAGACAAATAAATTACACTCGTAACATCAAAGTCTAAACACATTATGGTTTTGACCACACTACATGCACATgttgaaaatcaaataattcatTCTTACTATTTTGCTAAGTTGCATTGAAAAGTTAATCCGGTAAGTATATCTACCCAGAGATTTAGATGAAATAAAGATAAGATGGCCTCTAAATGAGAAGCAAGACGGTGCTTGTAATCATTTACCAATATCAGTGAGACACAAGCATAGCAATAAATATTGAGGAGCGGGGGATACAAACTTAGAGAAAAAGACATATATAAACAGCCtgctgaaaatgatttggggAATGATATCACCAATCTGTATCTATTTGAGAAAAACATTCATACCTTGAATGCTTTGAGGAACTTGAAGAGGAAGCCTTGACATGGGGATCCCACAGCTCCTCTCTGTATGGGGTTTCTCAGTCTCCTTGATAGAACATTTAGATAAGTTATCCGTTACATCTGTTGAATTTTGTACTGAATTATCAGAATATAATACACATGGCCTGCATGCACATATTTCATCAGGGTACTAGTCAGTAAAAATATAGACAAGATGGCATAATGGTGAAAGTGTATAATTTCGATACCTGGGAGACAACCCAGGATTTGGCAAGCAGCATGCCATATAAATGTTGATAATAAAAGTACCTTGGCAAAGATGCATGCTGTCTCTCAAGAGGAGCTGCAGTTGTACCATTTCCATAATGCTCCTCAAGGAAAGCAAACTGCTTCTTGAAATGGTCAACAGCACTGCATTAAGAAATACACATGAATAACAGCCTCTAAGTTAGGAGCTTTCAGACTGGCAACTCAAACAGAATAAGAGGTCTGAGAAATCTTGAGGCAACATTTTGGAGCTAGGTTCATTAAATCAACACAGCACAAAGTCTCTGAATTCAATTAACTCCGATTTCTAGCATTCAAACAGCCAAATGTACAGCAATATTTACATAAGTAGTTATTGCAAAGGCAGGAAGTCTATTGATTCCATAACATGGATGGCATACTTACAGCTTCATCCAAATGAGTGGAATCAACTACCATTAATGGAGGTTTTGTATTCATTTCGCACATATAATGCTTAGAGTAAAATTTGGAAGAAAAGCAACAAACTATAGATGAGCACCAAAAGCCCCAGGCAGAAGTCCATTGATTACAGATTTAAATAGCACACACTTACAGCTTCATCGGAATGAATTGAATCAGCAACCAGTAATGAATGTTTCGTATTCATTTCCATACATGTAATGGCTAAAGTTCTCTTTTGAAGACAACTAAtatcaaggaaaaaaaatcctcTCAACACTAAAGGACACAGGAAAGACAGCATTCATAGCAGAACCAATAAATAAAGGCTGgttggaaaaaaaatcaaggacGGAACTCAAAATTGAATTATGGTTTGATATGATGACATATAGTTAAAATGtcagaaaaataatttaaaacaatacCTTGGATACATGAAGCCAGTTGGCTCTGATCCTTCCAAATACTCTTTCAACATTTTAGGATGGTACTCAAGAATTTCACGGTATATGAGCTCCCTTACATCTTCCTTCGTAATCCTACgtctctcaaactcaaattccATCTTGGTAACTGGTTGAGCAGAAGGCTCTCTTTCAACTTTGGCCAAGCCCTTAAAATATGGATCAGCAAGGGCCTGACAGCAAACAAAAAGATATCCATGTTAGAAGGAGACTATGCATTGTAAAAACGCAGATGAAAAGTCACAAACAAACCTCTTCAGCAGTAGGTCGATCCTTGGGTTCAAACGCAAGCATTCTTTCCAACAAACGAAGTGCAAGAGGATCTGCATTAGGGAACTTATGAGAGAATGGAATGGGCTTTTTCTTTCGCATGCTGCTCAAGTATCTCCGAGCTTTCTCATTGCGTACCTGCTCATATGATATCCACATTTTAGCAAAGAACAACCGATTCTCAATGGctgacttaaaataaacactaTAAACAAATCCAAATGGAGGCAACAAGTGCATAACAGCAAACATACCCTAGCAATGGCTTCAGCAGAGGGTGTTCCCAAAAGATCAGTCATCAGATCCAATTGATGGACAACATTTTTTCCAGGAAAAAGAGGTTTCCCAGTTAAAAGTTCTGCAAAGATGCACCCAATGCTCCATATATCTATTGCTGGGGTATACTGAATATAGAAAGAacagtaaaattaaaaatgaacatAAGCATACAAGTTTGTGAACACCTTTAAACAGAGTAAGATGCTGTTTACTGGTAACAGACACTTGAAATGTGCAActagagaaataaaataagaggaaAATATCCGTACGGTTGAAGCATCAGCTGCAGGCCAACTACTGTTCgttgcataaataattttaaaaccatGTCTTCAGCTAAAGTGAGTAGTCAGACTGCCAAATTGTGCTTTCATGGGAAACAGACagacacacacaaacacaccCTTATGTATTCACTGGAAAGTAATTACTATAGCAAGGACTACATTTTGTGTCTTTGGCTGAAGTTCCTTTACAAAGTCAACAGAATATGGTGAGATATGCATATCTTAGAGATATCCAAAAGTGCTTTCCTGCCAGGCTGCATGAGCTATTGATCAGAGAACTGTTCATCTTACAAACAAGAGGTGCCAAAAACCTATCTCAATGTGGCAACAATACTAAGAGGGGAAGGAAGTGAACTCCCATttaacaaattgaaaaaaaaaaatctcacatCAAACAACCAGAAAAAGAATCGtgataaaagagaaaagagtaAGCTactttcaatcaaataaatgCACTAATAATTTTTGCACCTTTGAGAAAAAGGATCCACACAATTCAGGAGCCCTATACCATCTTGTTGCAACGTAGTCCTGAGAAAGGAAGCAGcgaaaaatattcaattatgaACCAAGAAACAAACTTCTGCAAgctataaataaattatttccTGACTGAAGCATCATGTAGAGAAAACTTACCGTCCAGAATATGGCAGTGGGCGTATCATTAAAAGCTACTCTTGCAAGACCAAAGTCACAGATCTTCAGTTTGCAGTCAGCATTGGCTAAGATATTTTTGGGCTTCAGATCCCGGTGAAAAACATTTgctaaaaaatgttaaaaaaaaaaaagaaccatCAGAAATGGAACAATCAACAAGAACTTGAAATTGCATCAATACGAATAACTTTCAAAATGTTATCTATGTTCAAACAAGTGGATTAAGTCACATTCTATAGTTGACACTATTACAAGAGAATAACCTGTGTGAATGTATTTGAGGCCTCGAAGAAGCTGATAAAGAAAAAACTGGTAGTGTTCTGGGGTCAAATCATCATTTGCTTTGATAACCTGGTGTAAATCAGATTCCATAAGTTCAAATACTACATATATATCTTTAAATTCCCTTCTTGAAGGAGGCAACAAGATGTGCTTGATCTCAACAATGTCTGGATGACGTAGGAGCCTGAGAAGTTTAATCTCTCGGAGGATCCGGGTGGCATCAGATACATGTTCAAAGATATCATTGATTTTCTTAATTGCAACCTTTTCTCCAGTATGTGTGTCATATGCAGAACAAACAACACCATAGCTTCCTTTACCAATTACTTCCTCTATTCTGTACCTGCTcccctcaccatattcggtGAAAAAATCTACATCCACAGCTGACTGCATTGCAAAGGTAAAGCAGACTGTATTGTCAACATTACAACCAAGGTTTACATCTTATAAATAACAGGTTTCacataaaatacaaaaaatgaaGGTTCAACAGTGTGTATGCCAACCCAGCGGGACTACAACTGATAAACATGACTACCAACTTAATTGAGAATGAGAGTATAATTAATAATTCCACACACCTAGACCTTTGGAAATCAATTAAGGCCATATGATACTCAATTTGGGGCACAAAAACACTAAGTGTCATCTCTCTTAAAACGTGCGTAACTTTATCCCAAGTGGATTAGATAAAGGTATGTTGCAATTACTTCCTCTATGCCATATACCAAACACAATGAATAAATCAAAAgtccaaaacaaaaacaaggaaaattaaTGTCAGAAGATTTCCCTAGATAAAGTAAAATTGACACAGTCAGGCAGAGAGCAGCAGAAATTAATGCAAAAACAATAGAACTGAATCAAGCACAATATGGACATGATGGTTTATTGCAAGgtacataaaaattattcGCTTACAAGAAATTTTGTTTCTACACCGAGGCAACTTCAAGAACTTAGATAACCAGAAGCAAATACAcagataaataaaatgaaactaaaatatataacttttGGTAGTCAGCATCCAGAGCACTAAACAAAGTAACCTACCACCATAAGTGGTGCCTCCAACATCAACAACAATAACAGCACTCCTAAGCTACCTATAACATCCAAAATAAAACAGAAAGACAAGCGACTATCAGTTTACAAAACGGCATTGCTCTAGTGGGACATCCCATAAACCAGCAAACTTCGGACAGAAACGTGTGGCTTTGAAGATGAGACAAGAAACATGACAAGCTGTTCTTTCCCATCCAAATACAGAGCTACACCGACGATGGAAACAACAATCAACACAACTTAATGTAGAGAAACTATAAGGATCATAACAGATTCATTGACTAATTATCCAGCAAGCCAGATATACTTGATTCCAATTAACATAAAACAGGATActattcaaaaacaaaatcatatctCACTTGTTTAGATCTTAAATAAACTTATATTCATACaagtaaatataaaaacttaaaaagttaCCTTTCTTCTCTGATCAGGCTGCATCTTAGCATAAAAACCTTGGAAAGAAAACAAGTGGCAAGAGCATCTAACAGGAAGCGACGAAAGTAAAAGGAGAAACGAATTTGACTTTGCACTTAAAACCCAAATAAAAAGAtcacagaaaaaaaaaattcagtaaTGCCAAAGACCAAATTCCCACAAAAATAGAATTACCCAGACTACAAAACTGTTCAAAAAAGGAAACActttcaccaaaatatcaaGATCAACAACCAAAACAGCCTTATTAGAAATCCCAAAGAAAGTGGTTTGAAATCAAAAGTTTAAGTTCAAAAGCTAAAGCCAATGCTAGTTAGTTCAAGTTTTGAGGCTAAGGTTAACAACTTTTTGATAATAacatagaaaaaagaaattgaaaaacagaaattttgattcttttctcGATAGCAATAAATACAATAAGGCCTAAAGATTTTGGCGGATGAGCCTAAAAAAATTGAGCTGGAAAATGAGAGTCTCTTGGAGAATCTAAATAAGGCGATTAACACTATAAAAACAGGGaaacattaaattattatGCTTAGAGAAGGTAGGTAAAGATTGggtttttcttgtttattttgtAGAGTGGAATAAAAAGGCGTCTTGGGTTTGTGGAAATGCTTTTGGATCTTCAAGTGAAAGCAGAACAAAAGGGACGGAAGAGCAAATGGAAATCAAAGAGCGGTGTGCTTCAAGTTGGAGGCTTTTTGTGTGTGAGAAAGAGAAGGGCCCAAATggaattatttaatttcaaaattaataattaaagcaATTTAAAGTGGGATTGAAAAGGATAAcataatcatttttatattgaaaTGACATTTTTGCCACTCAACTTGGGCCATATTCCATATTTTGTTGGGATAATAATTAATGTTCTTTCTCTGTAATTAGTATGTTACACTTTAGTGAATATTGACTGATTTTTTACTTAATCTTTTCACCCAAAAGAATTAAGTAATTTGTTAAATAGTTAACAGTCTGATTAGTTGGGGGGTAATGATAAAGCTGAAAAATAGTTCAATGGGGCATAAAATGGGTATGGGCAATCTTGCATTAACTAAATTCTCATACTTTAAGTAACTAAAAATTGATTAGTAAAAGTCCCAAACATTCCCCTTTTTCACCCTAATTTGGATTGATTGTATAGGGAAAGCAACTTAGGAGGACTTCATATTTAGGGTTTATaccattaaaagaaaattcagcTCTAAcattctctcttttcttctttaattacttcataatttcttgtttattACATGGACCGATAACTTTAtcaatgataaaataaatgatttaGGTATTgtttgataaataaaaaaattaaatattaaattttcaatgttgaaaaatttaattgttccTATAAAACTCGTTGGTATTTTACTGAAAATTAAATACTAAATAAAGTTTtcgttgaaatttttttaagtcttTTGCGTAATAATGTTAAACTGAAAGAATATAAAGTTGATgtaattaaatgataaaatttttctaaaattatacCAAAGTAGCATTTAATTGTTTATCAAACACACTCTTAGTAAGTAAATTAAAAACCAATAAACCATGATTTGATATAAGGAGAATTAAACCAAGTTTTGCTTATTGGACTGATATTgtcttttgtatttttattgtcATTGTGGTTACTGATTTCCATGCCAAAAACCATGAGCTAGTGCCACGATTAATACACCTTTTTCCTTATTGGATTGTTATTGTAATTGCCATGCTAAGCCCAGTCTCTAAGTTAGACCACGTGCTATGTTTTGCCCACCCAATTGCATGACATGATGCCTACAGCTCAACGCCTCTCATGATCCcaacaaaatttatttcattggTCCGAGGAAATTAACCCAATTCTttacatttctttttattatttgattttctttcgTACGATGTGAAAGGAGACAGCTCTCTTTcatattatgaattttatttaattttaataagatacaattgttgaaaaaaaaaatcgaatttgattatttacagtaattcaaaattttaacagaTTGCGAACCATTGATACTGCGtaagtttataaattaatttcaggAATCACATTACAATTAGAATAAGGATTATTAGCATGACAAATGCAAAGCgatgaatttttataatcttaaaAACAATGTACCAAGAACAAGAAAGGCCACATCCAAAATTCAATGGGATTCCATGGTTGCATGTGCATCACATGGGGCTTTTGAATGAGTGGAATCTTTTGATTCAAATTGTAATGTTGCTATAGGTAGCCCAATATACTGTCCCCAAGTTAATATTATGTGGCATGATGCAATGATTGTCCTATGTTCTAATGTCATAAAGCCTGCCATTAATGAATTAGCCTAAAGTCAACTTTTTCCAATCTCTTTACACTGCCTTCATCCCCATATCCATTTCTATTAGAGATATTAGTTATATAAAGGcaattaattttgtaaaatattaaggTTTAATTTTGGTAGAACATGAACAAACTAACAGCTTAGTAACTTCTAAGAGGTGGGCAAGTTATCTTATTCTATGATTTATATGTCA is drawn from Theobroma cacao cultivar B97-61/B2 chromosome 4, Criollo_cocoa_genome_V2, whole genome shotgun sequence and contains these coding sequences:
- the LOC18602871 gene encoding mitogen-activated protein kinase 15 isoform X2, giving the protein MLEAPLMVSAVDVDFFTEYGEGSRYRIEEVIGKGSYGVVCSAYDTHTGEKVAIKKINDIFEHVSDATRILREIKLLRLLRHPDIVEIKHILLPPSRREFKDIYVVFELMESDLHQVIKANDDLTPEHYQFFLYQLLRGLKYIHTANVFHRDLKPKNILANADCKLKICDFGLARVAFNDTPTAIFWTDYVATRWYRAPELCGSFFSKYTPAIDIWSIGCIFAELLTGKPLFPGKNVVHQLDLMTDLLGTPSAEAIARVRNEKARRYLSSMRKKKPIPFSHKFPNADPLALRLLERMLAFEPKDRPTAEEALADPYFKGLAKVEREPSAQPVTKMEFEFERRRITKEDVRELIYREILEYHPKMLKEYLEGSEPTGFMYPSAVDHFKKQFAFLEEHYGNGTTAAPLERQHASLPRPCVLYSDNSVQNSTDVTDNLSKCSIKETEKPHTERSCGIPMSRLPLQVPQSIQAGAARPGKVVGSVLRYNNCGAAAVAETLEPRRTVRNPTVPTQYTATNCSYPRRNPVCKNDRGEDEVVEGSNGLQPKPQYMARKVAAAQGGSGSQWY
- the LOC18602871 gene encoding mitogen-activated protein kinase 15 isoform X1: MQPDQRRKSAVDVDFFTEYGEGSRYRIEEVIGKGSYGVVCSAYDTHTGEKVAIKKINDIFEHVSDATRILREIKLLRLLRHPDIVEIKHILLPPSRREFKDIYVVFELMESDLHQVIKANDDLTPEHYQFFLYQLLRGLKYIHTANVFHRDLKPKNILANADCKLKICDFGLARVAFNDTPTAIFWTDYVATRWYRAPELCGSFFSKYTPAIDIWSIGCIFAELLTGKPLFPGKNVVHQLDLMTDLLGTPSAEAIARVRNEKARRYLSSMRKKKPIPFSHKFPNADPLALRLLERMLAFEPKDRPTAEEALADPYFKGLAKVEREPSAQPVTKMEFEFERRRITKEDVRELIYREILEYHPKMLKEYLEGSEPTGFMYPSAVDHFKKQFAFLEEHYGNGTTAAPLERQHASLPRPCVLYSDNSVQNSTDVTDNLSKCSIKETEKPHTERSCGIPMSRLPLQVPQSIQAGAARPGKVVGSVLRYNNCGAAAVAETLEPRRTVRNPTVPTQYTATNCSYPRRNPVCKNDRGEDEVVEGSNGLQPKPQYMARKVAAAQGGSGSQWY
- the LOC18602871 gene encoding mitogen-activated protein kinase 15 isoform X3 — encoded protein: MQPDQRRKSAVDVDFFTEYGEGSRYRIEEVIGKGSYGVVCSAYDTHTGEKVAIKKINDIFEHVSDATRILREIKLLRLLRHPDIVEIKHILLPPSRREFKDIYVVFELMESDLHQVIKANDDLTPEHYQFFLYQLLRGLKYIHTANVFHRDLKPKNILANADCKLKICDFGLARVAFNDTPTAIFWTDYVATRWYRAPELCGSFFSKYTPAIDIWSIGCIFAELLTGKPLFPGKNVVHQLDLMTDLLGTPSAEAIARVRNEKARRYLSSMRKKKPIPFSHKFPNADPLALRLLERMLAFEPKDRPTAEEALADPYFKGLAKVEREPSAQPVTKMEFEFERRRITKEDVRELIYREILEYHPKMLKEYLEGSEPTGFMYPSAVDHFKKQFAFLEEHYGNGTTAAPLERQHASLPRPCVLYSDNSVQNSTDVTDNLSKCSIKETEKPHTERSCGIPMSRLPLQVPQSIQGAARPGKVVGSVLRYNNCGAAAVAETLEPRRTVRNPTVPTQYTATNCSYPRRNPVCKNDRGEDEVVEGSNGLQPKPQYMARKVAAAQGGSGSQWY